In Juglans microcarpa x Juglans regia isolate MS1-56 chromosome 4S, Jm3101_v1.0, whole genome shotgun sequence, a single window of DNA contains:
- the LOC121262158 gene encoding leucine-rich repeat receptor-like serine/threonine-protein kinase BAM1 produces the protein MKMQFLLSLLLLCLLHVHPTISGGYLLQEYRALLSVKSSITDDPQSALSTWNASTSHCTWSGITCNPSRRRVTVLDLSDLQLSGTLSPDVAHLRFLSILSVASNQLSGAIPAELSSLSALRILNLSQNYFNGSFPSQLSLLKNLQVLDLFNNSMTGDLPLAVTQMSDLRHLNLGGNYFSGRITSQFGQWKFLKYLDVSGPNLWGPIPQEIGNLTNLRELYIGLYSNKHEGGIPSEIGNLSKLVHFGASYCNLSGEIPPEIGNLVRLKSLDLSYNFFTGEIPVSFAELKSMRLLQLSRNKLHGAIPEFICDMPELEELDLWKNNFTGIIPQRLGKNGKLQFLDLSSNKLTGTLPPDMCFGNRLEHLYTEENLLFGPIPDSLRRCESLSEIRMGHNFLNGSMPSDLLSLPNLTYVELQNNCLTGKFPISSRNVSQLIKLDISDNKIHGELPSWLWRLPDLLVLNLSHNCLETLDVNLNSPNISNLYILDLHSNQLQGQLSTLLLNFQNFKPNLDHYNPNPNSVFLSVSRNKFEGTLPTSLCNATFDALDLSHNHLIGTIPQCLIEMSKNLSVMDLGGNNLTGVIPDSFSDYPCYLQSLVLNGNQLQGKLPKFLAKCNTNLEVLDVGNNRIQDTFPCYLKNIDTLRVLILRSNQFYESVNCLDANTTWSNLQILDLASNLFVGKFPIRYFSSWKAMIGTESKTEDLKYIEPNLDIGYQITARVTLKDHEFELVKILTIYTSLDLSCNSFDGHIPAVIGEFKALYALNLSHNAFTGQIPQALGNLTALESLDLSSNKLTGEIPLQVADGLKFLAYLNLSFNQLVGKIPQIKQFTALPESSFEGNIGLCDFPLKEKCIHEELGPSLPPSEESHSYSGNSIDWDFLSAELGFVFGFGIFIGPLIFWKRWRKRYYKHVDDIVFKMFPRTYLRIENRRRRAHRNQGRQARRNQGGRD, from the coding sequence atgaaaatgcaatTCCTCCTTTCGCTTCTGCTTCTGTGCCTCCTCCATGTCCATCCAACCATTTCTGGCGGATACCTCCTCCAGGAATACAGAGCCCTCCTCTCCGTCAAATCCTCCATCACTGATGACCCACAATCAGCTCTTTCTACGTGGAACGCCTCCACTAGCCACTGCACCTGGTCGGGTATCACGTGCAACCCTTCCCGTCGTCGCGTGACCGTCCTCGACCTCTCAGACCTTCAACTCTCTGGTACTCTCTCCCCGGACGTGGCTCATCTCCGTTTCCTCTCCATCCTCTCCGTCGCCTCCAATCAGCTCTCCGGGGCCATCCCTGCCGAGCTCTCTTCCCTCTCCGCCCTCCGCATCCTCAATCTCTCCCAAAATTACTTCAACGGCAGCTTCCCCTCCCAGCTCTCCCTCCTCAAGAACCTTCAGGTTTTGGATCTCTTTAACAACAGCATGACAGGTGACTTGCCCTTGGCCGTCACACAAATGTCCGACTTGCGCCATTTGAATCTAGGTGGTAACTACTTCTCAGGTCGGATAACGTCCCAGTTCGGGCAATGGAAATTCCTGAAATATTTGGATGTATCAGGACCTAACCTCTGGGGTCCTATACCGCAGGAGATAGGAAACTTGACCAACCTCAGGGAGCTCTACATTGGACTGTACTCAAATAAGCACGAAGGTGGCATACCCTCGGAGATCGGGAACCTATCAAAACTAGTTCATTTCGGAGCCAGCTACTGTAACTTATCCGGCGAGATACCACCGGAGATCGGGAACTTGGTGAGATTGAAATCCTTGGACTTGTCGTATAACTTTTTTACAGGCGAGATTCCAGTGTCGTTTGCCGAGCTGAAGAGCATGAGGCTGCTGCAATTGTCTCGAAACAAACTCCACGGCGCTATTCCTGAGTTTATTTGCGACATGCCGGAGCTAGAGGAGTTGGACTTGTGGAAGAACAACTTTACCGGGATTATTCCTCAGAGGCTAGGAAAGAATGGGAAGCTTCAGTTTCTTGATCTTTCATCGAATAAACTGACTGGTACTCTACCTCCTGATATGTGTTTTGGGAATCGGCTTGAGCATCTGTATACTGAGGAAAATTTACTGTTCGGTCCAATCCCGGACTCACTCAGGAGGTGTGAGTCGCTGTCTGAGATCCGAATGGGGCACAACTTTCTCAACGGTTCAATGCCAAGTGACCTTCTCAGTTTGCCCAATCTCACCTACGTGGAGCTGCAGAATAACTGTCTGACCGGGAAGTTTCCCATTTCCTCGAGAAACGTTTCTCAATTAATTAAGTTAGATATTTCTGACAACAAGATTCATGGTGAGCTACCTAGTTGGCTCTGGAGACTTCCGGATCTTCTGGTTTTGAATCTTTCTCATAATTGTCTAGAGACTCTTGATGTGAATTTAAACTCTCCCAACATCTCCAACTTGTATATCCTAGACCTTCACTCCAACCAGCTCCAAGGGCAACTTTCAACTCTCCTactgaattttcaaaatttcaaaccaaatttGGACCACTACAATCCAAATCCGAACTCTGTTTTCTTATCTGTTTCAAGGAATAAATTCGAGGGGACTCTTCCTACGTCACTGTGCAATGCTACATTTGATGCTCTAGACTTGTCCCATAATCACTTGATTGGCACAATTCCCCAATGCTTAATTGAAATGAGTAAAAATCTAAGCGTGATGGATTTAGGGGGAAACAATCTTACTGGAGTAATTCCTGATTCCTTTTCAGACTACCCATGTTATTTACAATCTTTGGTTCTGAATGGAAATCAACTGCAAGGAAAGCTACCAAAATTCCTAGCCAAGTGCAATACAAATTTGGAGGTTTTGGACGTCGGGAACAACCGCATTCAGGATACCTTTCCATGTTATTTGAAGAACATAGACACATTGAGAGTCCTTATTTTGCGATCTAACCAATTTTATGAGTCTGTTAATTGTCTAGACGCTAATACCACATGGTCCAACCTTCAAATTTTAGACCTGGCCTCAAACCTTTTTGTTGGTAAGTTCCCAATACGTTACTTTTCTAGCTGGAAGGCAATGATTGGAACCGAAAGTAAGACTGAAGATCTCAAATATATAGAGCCAAATCTCGATATAGGCTATCAAATTACGGCAAGAGTTACATTAAAAGATCACGAATTTGAGTTAGTGAAGATCCTAACTATCTACACCTCACTTGACCTGTCATGCAACAGTTTTGACGGACATATACCTGCAGTTATAGGGGAATTCAAAGCCCTATATGCCCTCAACTTATCTCACAATGCTTTTACAGGTCAAATCCCACAAGCTTTAGGAAACTTGACTGCTCTTGAGTCACTAGACTTGTCGAGCAACAAGCTCACCGGAGAGATTCCTCTCCAAGTTGCAGATGGTCTTAAGTTCCTGGCATACCTTAACCTTTCCTTCAATCAATTGGTGGGAAAGATTCCACAGATCAAGCAATTTACTGCATTACCAGAAAGTTCATTCGAAGGAAATATAGGATTGTGTGACTTtcctctaaaagaaaaatgcatacaTGAAGAATTGGGACCGTCACTTCCTCCATCTGAAGAATCTCACTCGTATTCTGGGAATTCAATTGATTGGGACTTCTTAAGTGCTGAATTGGGATTTGTTTTCGGCTTTGGGATTTTTATTGGACCTCTTATATTTTGGAAGAGGTGGAGGAAACGCTACTATAAACATGTCGACGACATTGTTTTTAAGATGTTCCCTCGGACATACTTAAGAATAGAGAATCGTCGAAGGCGAGCACACAGGAATCAAGGACGACAAGCACGAAGGAATCAAGGTGGGAGGGATTAG